The proteins below come from a single Chloroflexota bacterium genomic window:
- a CDS encoding ABC transporter permease — protein sequence MSTQGAVLTANRDDVAQSVQSPMIRAGRRILRNPSGMIGISVLGAFCLVALVAPYVAPFDPVEQFPGAQLKPPGVPYLLGTDDLGRDVLSRLLYGSRISLTVGIISVAIGLSVGATTGLLGGYLGGWVDGVINRVWDCLLAFPAILLGIAIVLVIGPGAVNASIAVGVFNIPIFARLARACALTEKERDYVLAERALGASIPRIIFSHILPNVMSPLLVQVMVAMAFGILLESTLSFLGLGTQAPDPSWGSMLSSSRQFLRTAWWYGVFPGVALTLLLIGLNFLSEAVRDALDPRQINLGR from the coding sequence GTGTCCACGCAAGGGGCCGTCCTCACGGCGAATCGCGACGATGTCGCGCAATCGGTCCAGTCGCCGATGATTCGAGCGGGCCGGCGCATCCTGCGCAACCCGAGCGGCATGATTGGCATCTCGGTGCTCGGGGCGTTCTGCCTGGTGGCTCTCGTCGCACCGTACGTGGCGCCGTTCGACCCAGTGGAGCAGTTCCCCGGTGCCCAGTTGAAGCCGCCGGGCGTCCCGTACCTGCTCGGCACGGATGACCTCGGGCGTGACGTGCTCAGCCGGCTGCTCTACGGCTCGCGGATCTCGCTGACTGTCGGAATTATCAGCGTCGCGATCGGACTCTCCGTCGGGGCTACGACCGGACTGCTCGGTGGGTATCTCGGCGGCTGGGTAGATGGGGTCATCAATCGGGTGTGGGACTGCCTGCTGGCGTTTCCCGCGATCTTGCTCGGCATCGCCATCGTGCTGGTCATCGGACCGGGTGCAGTCAACGCCTCGATCGCCGTCGGGGTGTTCAACATCCCGATCTTTGCGCGGTTGGCTCGGGCCTGCGCGCTGACAGAGAAGGAACGCGACTACGTGCTGGCCGAGCGCGCGCTGGGTGCCAGCATACCGCGCATCATCTTCAGTCACATCCTGCCGAACGTGATGTCCCCATTGCTCGTGCAGGTCATGGTAGCGATGGCGTTCGGCATCCTGCTGGAGTCCACGCTCTCGTTCCTGGGATTGGGGACGCAGGCACCCGATCCGTCGTGGGGCTCGATGCTGAGCAGCAGTCGCCAGTTCCTCCGTACGGCCTGGTGGTACGGTGTGTTTCCCGGTGTGGCGTTGACGCTACTCCTGATCGGCTTGAACTTCCTCTCCGAGGCCGTTCGCGACGCGCTGGATCCACGCCAGATCAATCTCGGGCGCTAG
- a CDS encoding alpha/beta hydrolase — protein MLLHGGSGRWQGRDASLQLLAKRWHVYAPDLRGHGRSGRIPDCYTLHDFSTDICTFIREVVRAPAVIYGHSLGGEIAVMAAATVPDLVRALVVGDAPLAVEDHPTEEPAHHEMNQLWRTLGGRSMEVVQAGRRQGCPGPATTWDATTRGRGGARRARALVALVAGWADGRTVYAVVDSAYAARPLLEGRPANVNSLSHLRPDAALWARPGRRRPGQRGRPRRKGHRLPMPTAMAATRQRWDPLPVSSSTGGRSPHSSSAAPPLVRRSRPAGALLRLARPAPGIVLRPPHPSSTCSLPSTGTHGVPTFRTGLCPPRSLRIRRYLGSALPK, from the coding sequence GTGCTGCTGCATGGCGGCTCCGGACGATGGCAGGGTCGTGACGCATCGCTCCAACTCCTGGCCAAACGGTGGCATGTGTACGCGCCCGACTTGCGCGGGCACGGCCGATCTGGGCGTATTCCTGACTGCTACACTCTGCACGACTTCTCTACTGACATTTGCACGTTCATCAGGGAGGTGGTTCGAGCGCCGGCGGTTATCTACGGACACTCGTTGGGCGGCGAAATCGCCGTCATGGCGGCTGCCACTGTGCCGGATCTTGTGCGAGCGCTCGTCGTAGGCGATGCACCACTCGCCGTGGAGGACCATCCCACCGAGGAGCCCGCCCACCACGAGATGAACCAGTTGTGGCGAACACTCGGGGGCCGATCTATGGAGGTGGTCCAGGCGGGGCGGCGCCAAGGATGCCCCGGGCCGGCCACAACGTGGGACGCGACAACGCGCGGCCGAGGAGGCGCACGCCGAGCACGCGCGTTGGTCGCCTTGGTGGCCGGCTGGGCCGACGGTCGAACCGTCTACGCCGTCGTCGATAGCGCCTATGCGGCCCGCCCCCTCCTGGAAGGCCGCCCCGCCAACGTCAACAGCCTGAGCCACCTGCGTCCAGACGCGGCGCTGTGGGCCCGACCGGGCCGCCGCCGACCGGGGCAGCGCGGCCGGCCACGGCGTAAGGGCCATCGCCTGCCCATGCCCACAGCGATGGCGGCGACCCGCCAACGCTGGGATCCGCTGCCCGTGTCATCCTCTACGGGCGGCCGGTCACCTCACTCGTCTTCGGCTGCACCGCCTCTGGTACGCCGCTCGCGTCCAGCAGGGGCGCTCCTCCGACTGGCCCGACCCGCCCCTGGTATCGTTCTAAGGCCACCCCATCCTTCCTCGACATGCTCATTGCCGTCCACCGGGACTCATGGCGTGCCCACTTTTCGGACCGGCCTTTGCCCACCCCGGTCTCTCAGAATTCGCCGCTACTTGGGGAGCGCGCTCCCCAAGTAG
- a CDS encoding MmgE/PrpD family protein, which translates to MTSIHPATASLVEYAIGNTPATLPPELTRAGLNILLDTLAATIGARAPWLTISAPLLRYAAIEGGDPRASIFGSPRKTGPALAALVNGTLAYALDIESIHGPSITHAAAVVVPAALVVAEANGCSGADLLRAIIIGLDAGGLHNLLSSMGGGVDTGSCSAGKGAGGYRWPTCPGRASVSTSAGSRTRAVSI; encoded by the coding sequence GTGACCTCGATCCATCCAGCCACCGCGTCGCTCGTCGAGTACGCCATCGGCAACACGCCCGCCACCCTGCCGCCAGAGCTCACGCGGGCTGGTCTGAACATCCTGTTGGACACCCTCGCCGCCACCATCGGGGCGCGGGCGCCCTGGCTGACGATCTCCGCGCCGCTCCTGCGCTACGCCGCGATCGAAGGCGGCGATCCCCGCGCCTCGATCTTCGGCTCTCCCCGAAAGACCGGGCCGGCCCTCGCAGCGCTGGTGAACGGCACGCTCGCCTATGCGCTCGACATCGAGAGCATCCACGGACCGAGCATCACCCATGCCGCCGCCGTGGTCGTCCCGGCCGCGCTGGTCGTGGCCGAGGCGAATGGTTGTAGCGGTGCTGACCTCCTGCGCGCCATCATCATCGGGCTGGACGCAGGGGGATTGCATAACCTTTTGTCAAGTATGGGCGGTGGCGTCGATACTGGGTCCTGCTCCGCAGGGAAGGGAGCGGGAGGGTACCGATGGCCGACCTGCCCCGGACGAGCATCAGTGAGCACTTCGGCGGGCTCACGGACCCGCGCCGTGAGCATCTGA
- a CDS encoding ISKra4 family transposase, producing the protein MTRAIPEQIVAAVTTLAESLAGWCEEGRDGRLEQHEAAVLERVQQVLPQVLEAVVEVATSGLAPRVREASAACPSCGRRVKPHQERPRQVLTQCGAIVIERPWYTCERCHHGWSVVETTLGVASRRRSSNGLVEWLVRLGATTDYRESAELLAELTGLVVGSETIRRECIRVGTAIRTAEAAATRQTQRTREAAGRLDPAPGLLVLEADGAMIQFTDGWHEVKVGMVAGWDGDRLVAPSDVAARETAAEFGPRLATEAARRGALEVERWEGSVTRRSLAVLRPALILADGAAWIWNLADEYVDQRIEVSDFYHAAEHLAAVATACCPDPAAATVWLDARKGELLTQGPLPVLDAFDRLKPATPQAAEVRRVERASFASRVDRMAYPALRLDGLPIGSGAIESAANHVVQRRMKRSGMRWSKVGGDAILALRARHRSRRPLAA; encoded by the coding sequence ATGACGCGAGCGATCCCCGAGCAAATCGTAGCAGCCGTGACGACGTTGGCGGAGAGTCTGGCTGGGTGGTGTGAGGAAGGCCGCGATGGTCGGCTGGAGCAGCACGAAGCGGCGGTGCTGGAGCGTGTGCAGCAGGTGCTGCCGCAGGTGTTGGAAGCGGTGGTGGAGGTGGCGACGAGCGGGCTGGCGCCGCGCGTGCGAGAGGCCAGCGCCGCCTGTCCAAGCTGTGGGCGGCGGGTGAAGCCGCATCAGGAGCGCCCCCGACAGGTGCTGACCCAGTGTGGGGCGATCGTGATCGAGCGGCCGTGGTACACGTGTGAGCGCTGCCATCATGGGTGGAGCGTGGTGGAGACGACGCTGGGGGTCGCGAGTCGGCGCCGATCGAGCAACGGTCTGGTCGAGTGGCTGGTGCGGCTGGGGGCGACGACCGACTACCGGGAGTCGGCCGAGCTGCTGGCCGAGCTGACGGGGCTGGTGGTCGGTTCGGAGACGATCCGGCGGGAGTGCATCCGTGTCGGGACCGCGATCCGGACGGCCGAGGCGGCGGCGACCCGGCAGACCCAGCGGACGCGCGAGGCGGCCGGGCGACTCGATCCGGCGCCCGGCCTGCTGGTGCTGGAGGCCGATGGGGCCATGATCCAGTTCACGGATGGCTGGCATGAGGTCAAAGTCGGCATGGTCGCCGGCTGGGATGGTGACCGGCTGGTTGCGCCGAGCGACGTCGCGGCCCGCGAGACGGCTGCCGAGTTCGGCCCCCGTCTCGCGACGGAGGCCGCCCGACGTGGCGCGCTGGAGGTCGAGCGCTGGGAGGGCAGCGTCACTCGCCGCAGCCTCGCGGTCCTCCGCCCGGCCCTCATCCTGGCCGATGGTGCTGCCTGGATCTGGAACCTCGCCGACGAGTACGTCGATCAACGGATCGAGGTCTCCGATTTCTACCATGCGGCCGAGCATCTTGCCGCCGTGGCCACCGCCTGCTGCCCCGACCCGGCCGCCGCGACCGTCTGGCTCGACGCCAGGAAGGGCGAACTGCTGACCCAGGGACCGCTGCCCGTGCTCGACGCCTTCGACCGGCTCAAGCCCGCCACCCCCCAGGCGGCCGAGGTCCGTCGTGTCGAACGTGCCTCTTTCGCCAGCCGCGTCGACCGCATGGCCTACCCAGCACTCCGCCTTGACGGCCTCCCGATCGGCTCCGGAGCCATCGAGTCCGCCGCCAATCACGTCGTCCAGCGACGCATGAAGCGCTCAGGTATGCGCTGGTCCAAGGTCGGCGGCGACGCCATCCTCGCCCTTCGCGCTCGTCACCGCTCGCGCAGGCCCCTCGCCGCCTGA